The following coding sequences are from one Silene latifolia isolate original U9 population unplaced genomic scaffold, ASM4854445v1 scaffold_96, whole genome shotgun sequence window:
- the LOC141640656 gene encoding uncharacterized protein LOC141640656, with amino-acid sequence MIYAFNDTVDRKPLWSTLCTLSDSINTPWVLCGDFNCVLNPTETLGGITTLEEMDDFQSCVDYCHLMDSPATGSFYTWNKKQDLATGVYSRLDRVLVNQKWLVERVDSYAQFHNEGYFDHSPCIIQDYQHAFVGRKSFKYFSMWSQVDDFIPCVQQHWSNLLQGTKMYVLVKKLKSLKQPPIE; translated from the coding sequence ATGATATATGCTTTTAATGATACTGTGGACAGAAAACCACTCTGGTCTACTCTTTGTACCCTCTCTGATAGTATTAATACTCCCTGGGTTTTGTGTGGTGATTTCAATTGTGTCCTTAACCCCACTGAAACATTAGGGGGGATAACTACTCTGGAAGAAATGGATGATTTCCAGTCTTGTGTTGATTACTGTCATCTAATGGATAGTCCTGCCACTGGTTCCTTTTACACTTGGAACAAAAAGCAAGATCTTGCCACTGGAGTATATTCAAGACTGGATAGAGTTCTGGTTAACCAGAAATGGCTGGTTGAGAGGGTGGATTCTTATGCTCAGTTCCATAATGAAGGTTATTTTGACCACTCACCTTGTATTATTCAAGATTACCAACATGCTTTTGTGGGTAGGAAAAGTTTCAAATATTTCAGCATGTGGAGTCAAGTAGATGATTTCATTCCTTGTGTGCAACAACATTGGTCTAACCTTCTGCAAGGTACCAAAATGTATGTTCTTGTGAAGAAATTGAAGAGCCTTAAGCAGCCACCAATTGAATAG